Proteins encoded within one genomic window of Anaerolineae bacterium:
- a CDS encoding Gfo/Idh/MocA family oxidoreductase produces MSESRYRVAIIGLGRIASTIDDEVRPGSGTLLPYSHMACYREVPQVEVVAGADPYAEQRHAFRARWGVDRLYADYREMLERERPDIVSVCTSARPRPGIVIDCAQAGVKAIWAEKPISFSLAEADAMVAACRDRGVKLAINCSRHWDVFWNTARDLIDAGEIGAVQQVTAYGQAGLSHNGSHLLDLVRYLAGAEVQWVFGEMESDAKAASDDDLQGNGYLAFDNGVRAYVRLMPAGGAYWEFEVIGERGRIRSIANGRDYEWWQIEPGGRHGEVVKRPFLRPARIQSPGVRAVLDIIECMETGREPKCSGADGRAVLEIAIAMRESHRRGGVRVSLPLEDRSLLIRSAETLGGDTPRALTR; encoded by the coding sequence ATGTCTGAATCGCGCTATCGCGTCGCTATCATCGGTCTGGGGCGCATCGCTTCCACCATTGACGACGAGGTCCGTCCTGGGTCGGGCACGTTGCTGCCCTATTCCCACATGGCCTGCTACCGCGAGGTGCCGCAGGTCGAAGTGGTCGCCGGGGCGGACCCCTACGCCGAGCAGCGCCACGCCTTCCGCGCGCGCTGGGGCGTGGACCGGCTGTACGCGGACTACCGGGAGATGCTGGAGCGGGAACGCCCGGATATCGTCAGCGTGTGCACCTCCGCCCGGCCCCGACCGGGGATCGTGATAGACTGCGCCCAGGCGGGTGTGAAGGCCATCTGGGCGGAGAAGCCCATCTCCTTCAGCCTGGCCGAGGCGGACGCTATGGTGGCGGCCTGCCGCGACCGGGGCGTCAAACTGGCGATCAACTGCAGCCGTCACTGGGACGTCTTCTGGAACACTGCTCGCGACCTAATTGACGCCGGGGAGATCGGCGCCGTGCAGCAGGTTACTGCCTACGGGCAGGCGGGCCTATCCCACAATGGCAGCCACCTGCTCGATCTGGTGCGCTACCTGGCCGGCGCCGAGGTGCAGTGGGTCTTTGGGGAGATGGAGAGCGATGCCAAGGCGGCGTCGGACGATGACCTGCAGGGCAACGGCTATTTGGCCTTCGACAACGGGGTGCGGGCCTACGTCCGGCTGATGCCGGCCGGAGGAGCCTACTGGGAGTTCGAGGTCATCGGGGAGCGGGGCCGAATCCGGTCCATCGCCAACGGACGCGACTACGAGTGGTGGCAGATCGAACCCGGTGGCCGGCACGGGGAGGTAGTGAAGCGGCCGTTCCTCCGGCCAGCGAGAATCCAGAGCCCGGGCGTGAGGGCTGTACTCGACATAATCGAGTGTATGGAGACGGGACGGGAGCCGAAGTGCTCGGGGGCAGATGGGCGGGCGGTGCTGGAGATCGCCATTGCGATGCGGGAGTCGCACCGGCGGGGCGGGGTGCGGGTGAGCTTGCCCTTGGAGGATCGGTCGCTGCTAATCCGGTCGGCGGAGACGCTAGGCGGTGATACGCCGAGGGCGCTGACTCGGTAG
- a CDS encoding mandelate racemase/muconate lactonizing enzyme family protein, whose translation MKITEIRAYGLRGSTPEGGWTVEPRPEDCIHTLVLVHTDEGVTGIGSVFSNDGLVKAALEVLTPLYQGENALEPERVSEKLHQNTFWLGRGGSITHAISGIDIALWDILGKVTGQPVGRLLGGRYRDRVRPYASILMQQPEPLADQLADLKDRGWRAFKIGWGPFGRVSDALDEEIVQGARKAVGDDSLLMVDAGGSDAFWANGYKWAIRTAYMLAEYGVHWFEEPLRPDDLGDYALLRQNAPLPISGGEVLTRRQAFLPWLEARALDIVQPDVTKVGGISEERRIAWMAQEHGVRFIPHGWNTAVGLAADLQLASAFPGTDLVEYLSGSPYIDDIVQGGWHLDEHGMLAIPDRPGLGLELDLDAVSRFAGETVRLD comes from the coding sequence TTGAAGATCACAGAGATACGCGCCTACGGCCTGCGGGGCAGCACCCCAGAGGGAGGTTGGACCGTGGAGCCCCGCCCCGAGGACTGCATCCACACCCTGGTTCTCGTCCACACCGATGAGGGCGTCACCGGCATCGGCAGCGTCTTCAGCAACGACGGGCTGGTCAAGGCCGCCCTGGAGGTGCTGACGCCGCTCTACCAGGGCGAAAACGCCCTGGAGCCCGAGCGAGTGAGCGAGAAGCTGCACCAGAACACCTTCTGGCTCGGCCGGGGTGGCTCCATCACCCACGCCATCAGCGGCATAGACATCGCCCTGTGGGATATCCTGGGCAAGGTCACCGGCCAGCCGGTGGGTCGGCTCCTCGGGGGGCGCTACCGAGACCGCGTCCGTCCCTACGCTTCCATCCTTATGCAGCAGCCCGAGCCCCTGGCGGATCAGTTGGCAGACCTGAAGGATCGTGGCTGGCGCGCCTTCAAGATCGGCTGGGGGCCCTTCGGGCGGGTGAGCGACGCCCTGGACGAGGAGATCGTGCAGGGAGCCCGAAAGGCCGTCGGCGACGACTCCCTGCTCATGGTGGACGCGGGAGGTAGCGACGCGTTCTGGGCCAATGGTTACAAGTGGGCCATTCGGACGGCCTACATGCTAGCGGAATACGGCGTCCATTGGTTCGAGGAGCCGCTCCGGCCAGACGACCTGGGGGACTACGCCCTCTTGCGGCAGAACGCTCCTCTGCCCATCAGCGGAGGCGAGGTGCTCACCCGGCGTCAGGCCTTCCTGCCCTGGCTAGAGGCGAGGGCGCTGGACATCGTGCAGCCAGATGTCACCAAGGTGGGCGGGATCAGCGAGGAGCGCCGCATCGCCTGGATGGCCCAGGAGCACGGGGTGCGGTTCATCCCTCACGGGTGGAACACGGCCGTGGGCCTGGCCGCCGACCTCCAGCTGGCCTCCGCCTTCCCCGGCACCGACCTAGTCGAGTACCTCTCCGGCTCACCCTACATTGACGACATCGTCCAGGGCGGCTGGCACCTGGATGAGCACGGGATGTTGGCAATACCCGATCGGCCCGGGCTGGGGCTGGAGTTGGATCTGGACGCAGTGTCCCGCTTTGCGGGGGAGACGGTGAGGCTGGACTGA
- a CDS encoding creatininase family protein translates to MSAQSEYRYNRLTWPEMNEAISAQKVVILPTGSTEQHGPHMPLDVDAFLTESVCLEVGRRASDRVLVLPTVSYGLNLHHIDFPGTIHIEPETFIAFCLNITKSVAYHGFQKILIVNGHGSNTPLVDLVARKTTLQTHSLCASLNYFSLAMDAFRQVQETPVVAHADEIETSLYLYLAPERVKMDKAVAGNDVVGKYLSSDSTTPYVRFADYWGRWTNKGVHGDPTAATAEKGKIVFEAAVTRMIELVDEWRAWPIAQRSDQHTNPVQSDIRW, encoded by the coding sequence ATGAGCGCGCAGTCCGAGTACCGCTACAACCGCCTCACCTGGCCCGAGATGAACGAAGCCATCTCAGCCCAGAAAGTGGTCATCCTGCCCACCGGCTCCACCGAGCAGCACGGCCCTCACATGCCCCTGGACGTGGACGCCTTCCTCACCGAGTCCGTCTGCCTGGAGGTAGGCCGTCGCGCCTCGGACCGGGTGCTCGTCCTGCCCACCGTCTCCTACGGGCTCAACTTGCACCACATAGACTTCCCCGGCACCATCCACATCGAGCCGGAGACGTTCATCGCCTTCTGCCTCAACATCACCAAGAGCGTCGCCTACCACGGCTTCCAGAAGATCCTCATCGTGAATGGGCACGGCTCCAACACGCCCCTGGTGGACCTGGTGGCCCGCAAGACCACGCTGCAGACGCATTCCCTCTGCGCCTCCCTCAACTACTTCTCGCTGGCCATGGACGCCTTCCGCCAGGTGCAAGAGACCCCGGTCGTGGCCCATGCCGACGAGATCGAGACCTCCCTGTACCTCTACCTGGCCCCAGAGCGGGTGAAGATGGACAAGGCAGTAGCCGGCAATGACGTGGTCGGCAAGTACCTGAGCTCCGACAGCACCACCCCTTACGTGCGCTTCGCCGACTACTGGGGGCGCTGGACGAACAAGGGCGTGCACGGCGACCCGACCGCGGCCACGGCGGAAAAGGGCAAGATTGTCTTCGAGGCCGCCGTCACCCGCATGATCGAGCTGGTGGACGAGTGGCGCGCTTGGCCCATCGCCCAACGCTCCGACCAGCACACCAACCCGGTCCAGTCTGATATCCGCTGGTAG
- a CDS encoding sugar transferase — MGTRLLDLVVSTALLIVFGPVILAIAVLIRLDSSGPAFWLSERVGKDDFRFRPYRFRTMAVGPSDGLSAEQRLTRVGRFVRNYSLDHLPTLINVLKGEMSLVGPRPEAPGLVDMTDPTWQTILSVRPGLISPAVLRLAREYNASSQAVRNALEREYVENRSLAYDLRLLVTAARALAASGGNVKARGQPWSDLHAR, encoded by the coding sequence GTGGGCACGCGGCTGCTCGATCTGGTGGTCTCCACGGCGCTACTCATAGTCTTTGGTCCAGTCATCCTGGCCATCGCCGTGCTCATCAGGCTGGACTCGTCGGGCCCTGCGTTCTGGCTTTCGGAGCGAGTGGGGAAGGATGATTTCAGGTTTCGCCCCTACCGGTTCCGAACCATGGCCGTGGGCCCCTCGGATGGCCTGAGCGCCGAACAGAGGCTCACGCGAGTGGGCCGCTTCGTTCGCAACTACTCCCTCGACCACCTGCCGACCCTGATCAACGTCCTCAAGGGCGAGATGAGCCTGGTCGGGCCCCGGCCCGAAGCGCCAGGACTGGTGGATATGACGGACCCTACGTGGCAGACCATCCTCTCGGTCAGGCCGGGGCTAATCAGCCCGGCTGTCCTGCGTCTGGCGAGGGAGTACAACGCCAGCAGTCAGGCGGTGAGGAACGCACTCGAGCGGGAGTACGTGGAGAACCGGTCGCTCGCCTATGATCTGAGGCTGCTGGTTACGGCCGCGCGGGCACTGGCCGCCAGCGGCGGGAATGTGAAGGCGAGGGGACAGCCCTGGTCCGATCTTCATGCTCGCTGA